DNA sequence from the Atribacteraceae bacterium genome:
CATCCTGGGGTCCCTCCTCATTGGTTCTTCATTGATCTATACTAATTTTCCCTATCTCCGGGTTTTGAGCATATTGGGGATGTTCGGATATGTCGTCGCGGCGGGGTTGGGGATCATCTTGTTGGTCGAATTGTTCCGGCACCGGTAACGCATATCCATCGTTCCGCAGATACGCGGAGGAGTTAACCAGTCGGCATTGCCGAAATCCGCGTACAATAGGAATCCGGCCGTGGACAACCTGCGAGGAGGCGAAAATCGCGTACTTACGCACCCCGGTCCCTTAACATGTCGTCTTCGCTGTCGAACGCCTGTTCAGCGATTCCGGAGGTGACGCCGATCTCGGACTTCGCTGTCATCCCCCGGGAAGAGACCCTTGGGCCGAGGCAAAGCCGGTTTTATTCTAATGGACAGCACAGCGGGGAGATCGTTTTCTCCCCGCTGTATCCGGAATCACGCTTGGGTGGCGACGCTTTTTTCCGACTGCCACAAACCGTGAATGTTACAGTATGATGTGGCGCAGAGGGTTCCTGGACGATCCAGCCGAATTGAAAAACAGGAGTGCGGTGCGGTGTACACCGGTCCCTGGTTGGCACCCTGGGTGGATTCTCCATGGGCGGCGTAATCGAACCGGGCGACTTCAAAAGGATATTTGGCTTCTTCGGGATGGTAGTAGACGCTGATCCACCGAATGTGGTGTTCCGTAGTATTTGGGTGCGGAATCTCCTTCCCTACGCTGACTGAAAAATGAGCAAATTCT
Encoded proteins:
- a CDS encoding class II SORL domain-containing protein, translated to MANFGDLFQKADWKSEKHVPVLEGPDAVKKGEFAHFSVSVGKEIPHPNTTEHHIRWISVYYHPEEAKYPFEVARFDYAAHGESTQGANQGPVYTAPHSCFSIRLDRPGTLCATSYCNIHGLWQSEKSVATQA